TGGGAGCGGCTGGCGCCCTCTTCATACGGCGGCGTTTCACGGCCACAGGGATATTGCCGGATATCTCACAGCCCATGGAGCCGACCTTGAGGCGCGCAGGGGAGATGGTTGGACAGCCCTCCACCTTGCGGCGCTCCATGGACATCTTGACCTCGTAGAGCTGCTGCTCAACAAGGAAGCAAAGCTGAATGCAGAGAAGGATGACGGGGGGACAGCCCTTCACATGGCTTCCCAGGGAGGGCACAGGGATGTGGCAGCCCTCCTGGTCAAACGGGGGGCCCAGGTGAACGCTAAAAATGCCGACGGCTCCACGCCTCTTCACCTTGCGGCCTATTATGACCACGCCGATGCGGCGGCTCTGCTCCTGGAAAAGGGCGCCGATGCCTCCATGAGGGACAGGTCAGGCCAGACTCCCCTGCAGGTTGCAAAGTCCTACGGCCACAAGGCCACGGCTGATGCGATAAAACGCCTCTCGGGCGGCGGATGGTGGAAACCTAAAAAGCAGGGTAACGGCGGGGACTGAAGAATCAGTGAAGAAGAGATATATCGAGGAGGGACACTATGGCAATTGTGACGGGGTTATCGGGAAACGAGATGTACTGTCTCGCAAGCAAGGGGCTCACGGTGGGGGATCTGGTCATCGGGAACAGCGTGTTCTCACTGGGCTTCATCGGTGGAATCGCATCAGGCTTCAAAACCCTCTTGGGGGGAGAGGTGACGCAGGTCACCAGTATAGTCCGTGAAGGCCGGCAGAAGGCACTTGAGCGCATGGTGGCCGAGGCCGAGAGGCATGGGGGAACGGGGATATCGGGCGTCACCAACGAGCTGATTCAGCATATCGGCAACGTGGAGTTTCTCTCCGTGGGCTCCTGCCTTCACCGCGAGGGCCAGCGCGATGAGAAGCTCAGCTTCTCATCGTCAGCCGACGGGCAGGAGCTTTACTGCCAGATGGACGCAGGATTCCGGCCCATAAAGTTTGTCTTCGGCAACGTTGCCTACTCCATAGGCATCGGAGGCGGCATTCTCGGATCGCTCCGGAGCCTCGCCCGCGGAGAGATCATAGAGTTCTCAGAGATATTCAACAAGACCCGCCACCTTGCCCTCCAGCGCATTGCCGGCGAGGCCCGTGAAGCAGGCGCCAATACCGTCGTGGGTATCAAGACATCAATCATTCCCTTCCAGGGCATGCAGGAGATGGTGATGATCGGCACGGCGTCGATGCATGAAGGCCTTCCGCCCCAGTATGCCAAGAGCCCCATCACGAGCGACCTCACCAACGAGGAAATGTGGAACATCATCCGCATAGGCTACATGCCTATCCAGCTCGTGCTGGGAGTATCAGTGTACTCGCTGGGATTCGTGGGGAGCATCACCTCGGCCTTCAAAGCCCTGATGCGCGGTGAGATCAACGAGCTCACGACGCTCGTATACGACGCCCGCGAGAATGCCATCAGCAAGATCAAGAAGGACGCCGAGGCCTGCGGAGCCGATGACGTGCTGGGTGTCAAGGTCTACGTGTATGAGTTCGGGAACGGGATCATAGAGTTCATGGCAATAGGCACGGCCGTGAAAAGGATGGAGGGCCTCAAGACCCAGTCTGATCAGCTCCCGCCCCAGGCCGTGATGAAGGATAAGGACACCTTCATCAACGTGGCGGAGTTCACCCTGGGCACAAACCTTAACAGGCTCTGACCGGGGATTGCCTCTTTCAGTGAGGAGGGAATTGTACCCGATTTACTTGAAGAGGATCCTCTCTTTCGTATATAATTAAGAGTGCTACACCGCTTGAGAAAGGAGGAGCACTATGAGAAAAGGGGCTGCACTTATTCTTATCATCGCCTGTCTTCTGGGTCTGCCTTTCATGATCGCGTCGTGCGGCGGTTCGCGGGGGCCCATGTATGCCACGAGCCTCCCTGACCCTCCCACAAAGGACAGCACCCATGCCGTCAATGTTTATAACGATGCCTATACGCACAGGCAGCCGATCATGATGGTTTTCAGCCCGAGGAAATCGGGCTGAGGAGCACCGGCGCGGTTGGGGGCAATCGTGAAGGAGCTCGAGAAGGAATACGAGAAAAAGGTTGTCATCGTGACCCTGTACGGAGACAATCCGAGCCATGCCAAGGCAATGAGATACCTCAAGATCAACGAGGTTCCCTCTTTCCG
The sequence above is a segment of the Candidatus Eremiobacterota bacterium genome. Coding sequences within it:
- a CDS encoding heavy metal-binding domain-containing protein is translated as MAIVTGLSGNEMYCLASKGLTVGDLVIGNSVFSLGFIGGIASGFKTLLGGEVTQVTSIVREGRQKALERMVAEAERHGGTGISGVTNELIQHIGNVEFLSVGSCLHREGQRDEKLSFSSSADGQELYCQMDAGFRPIKFVFGNVAYSIGIGGGILGSLRSLARGEIIEFSEIFNKTRHLALQRIAGEAREAGANTVVGIKTSIIPFQGMQEMVMIGTASMHEGLPPQYAKSPITSDLTNEEMWNIIRIGYMPIQLVLGVSVYSLGFVGSITSAFKALMRGEINELTTLVYDARENAISKIKKDAEACGADDVLGVKVYVYEFGNGIIEFMAIGTAVKRMEGLKTQSDQLPPQAVMKDKDTFINVAEFTLGTNLNRL